The genomic window CACATTGCGTTTAGAAATTCGCATTACCTTATTTTCCAATTCGATAATGCAGTTGTAAAATTTCGGGTATTCCCGAAAGCAAGGAAGCGCCGAAAGCACTATACTATAAACATTCGGGTAGATTCAGGGAGGGGTTTCGGTATCGGGTTCCCGAAACTTTCCCGAAACTTTTGCTCAACTTTGATGCCACTTGCCATGTCCAAGTTCAGTTATGGTTTGGAAAAAACGCAACCTCGGGTACAGCAACTGCTAGAGCTTTTGATCGACTGTGCCAACGACGACTTAGACGAAACCCTCACCACCGTGAACCTTGATGCCAGGTGGGAAGACGGGGAGGAACTGCATTTAGCAGTAGAAACCACCCTGGAAGATTTGCGCGTCCTGATTTATGGCAAGGGGAAAGTATCTAAAAAGGTAAAAAAGAACAAGCGCAAGGAAATCGGGGCATCCTTGACCAACTATTTGGGCGAATTTCTGGAAATTTGGTGCGATCGCCGCGTCAAAAAGAGGGGTTCCCCGCGATGGATTTTTAGCCTTAAACTCTGGAGTAAGGATAAGGACGAGAACCTGCGACAGTTTCAGCAGCTATGGCGTACCCGACAACCGGGAAACTCCTCCACAGAAGGCGCACCCTCAGTCACAAATGAAATTAGCGGTTCCCCTCCACCACCCCCAAGCAAGGGGATCCAAACCGTGGGACTGGAAACCATCGCTGAAATCCCTGTCTGGGTGGGGCGCGATGCGCTGTTACAGGAGTTAAAAACCAAATTACTCGCTCCCGAAGCTCCCCCGAAAGTGCTGACGATTATCGGACAAGGGGGCATCGGCAAAACCAGTTTAGCGGTGAAACTCCTGGAAACCTTGGGAGTGCAGGTGCAACCGCCTACCCTCACCGAAACCTGTCCCTACCAGAAAGCATTGTATTTAAAAACCTACCAAGGGACCAGTTTTGATGCCGTGGCAGAGTTTCTCCTGCGGGGATTAGACATGGAAACCCCGGAACCCCTGAAAACCGCAGCGGAAAAAATCACCAAAATTCTGGACGGGTTGACAAAACAGCGCAGCGTCGTCGTGCTGGATAACCTGGAGGATATTTTACACCCCGCTCACCATCCCGACTGCGGGAAAGCGCTGTCACCTGAATGGGGCCAGTTGCTTCATGCCTTTGCTTACGGCAATCATTGCTCGACAGTGATTCTCACCAGTCGGGAATTCCCTGTTGATTTGACTGATCGCCGCTGCGAAGGTACGGAGCCCGACCCCGATTTGGTGTTTGTGTACTCGCTGGAAGGGATTGAGATTGACGCCGGGGTAGAACTGTTGAGGCAGCGTCAGCTAAAAGATAAGGAAGAAGATTTGCGGTGGGTATCCCAGCGAGTCGAGGGCCATGTCTTTTTGCTGACTCAATTAGCAGCAGTTGCCAGAGGTAAACCGGGGTATCTGCGGAAACATCCGGAACTGGTCACTAAAAAAGCAGAACCCATCCTGCAAGTCCAACTAGAAAGACAAAGTGAGGCAGGTTTAGCCGTATTGCGGCGAATGTGCGTGTTGCGCGTGGCAGCAGATCTGCGAGGATTGACATTTTTGCGCTTGTATGAAGATGAATGGGAAACCGATAACCGTTTAACCAGTGCTGCGTCATCTAATCAACCGATTCAGTTTACAGATGAAGAAATTAGCGAAACCGAGTTGATAGTCAAGGGGTTAGTAGATAGCAGTCTGGTCCAGATGCGTTATGACGAGCAAAAGTGTGAGCTATTTTATGACTTGCATCAAGTGATTGCAGATTTTATGGGGCGTGAATCCGACGGACTGCCTCAAATATTTCACCGAGTAAAGTCGTTATTTTGCTCTACCGCCAGCCTTGAAAATTTTGATGATTTACAACAGCAGGGTAGTACAAAGGGAAAGGGGGATTTAGTTTCTTTTGTATTTCACCTTGGAGATGAAAGCAAGATGTATAACTTGATAACGATTGCATTTAAAAATGCTAACCCCTCGCAGCGTGAGGAATTTGTAAAAAATGTTTTATTACAATTATCAAATGAAAATAAAGATATTTATGAAGCAGCATTAATGTTTTTTGTGGGTATCTATTTGGATATGGAAAATTGTAATGAAGTAGAAGAATTACTTCTGGAAAACTTAAAAATTTCCCGAACAAAAAATAAAATAGAAAGCATTGCTTTTGCACTTAGAGGTTTGGGAGATATCCAGCGAAATCGGGGCAACTGGGATGAGGCGGAGCGTCTGTATCAGCAATCTTTGGATTTGAGAACCGAATTGGGCGATCGCTCCGGGATGGCAGCAACTTGGGAAAGTTTGGGATATATCGAGCAATGTCGCGGCAACTGGGATGAGGCGGAGCTTCTGTATCGGCAATCTTTGGAAGTGATGACCGAATTGGGCGATCGCTCCGGCATAGCAGAGGTTTGGGGAGTCTTGGGAGATATCGAGCGAAAACGCGGCAACTGGGATGAGGCGGAGCGTCTGTTTCGGCAATGCTTAGAAATTGAAACCGAATTGGGCGATAGAGAAGGCATAGCCACCTCTTGGGGAAGTTTGGGAGAAAACGAACTGGGTAAAGGCAATCTTGATGCAGCGGAACAATATTTAACCGAAGCATTACAACAGATGAAAGAATTAGGAATGACTTGGCATATTGCTGAAACGAATTTTCGCCTCGCGCAACTCTGGCGCAAGCGGGGGAATGAAGGAATTGCCCAACAGCATTACCAGGAAGCCCATCAAATCTATCAACAATTAGGTGCAATGAAGGAGTTAGAACGGATTGAACGGGAGTGGAATCAGGAAGTTTAGGGTTGTAGTAAAATAGGGGTGAGCGCCGGATAGGATTACAGGAGAATTTAACAGATGAACGAAC from Laspinema palackyanum D2c includes these protein-coding regions:
- a CDS encoding tetratricopeptide repeat protein; translation: MSKFSYGLEKTQPRVQQLLELLIDCANDDLDETLTTVNLDARWEDGEELHLAVETTLEDLRVLIYGKGKVSKKVKKNKRKEIGASLTNYLGEFLEIWCDRRVKKRGSPRWIFSLKLWSKDKDENLRQFQQLWRTRQPGNSSTEGAPSVTNEISGSPPPPPSKGIQTVGLETIAEIPVWVGRDALLQELKTKLLAPEAPPKVLTIIGQGGIGKTSLAVKLLETLGVQVQPPTLTETCPYQKALYLKTYQGTSFDAVAEFLLRGLDMETPEPLKTAAEKITKILDGLTKQRSVVVLDNLEDILHPAHHPDCGKALSPEWGQLLHAFAYGNHCSTVILTSREFPVDLTDRRCEGTEPDPDLVFVYSLEGIEIDAGVELLRQRQLKDKEEDLRWVSQRVEGHVFLLTQLAAVARGKPGYLRKHPELVTKKAEPILQVQLERQSEAGLAVLRRMCVLRVAADLRGLTFLRLYEDEWETDNRLTSAASSNQPIQFTDEEISETELIVKGLVDSSLVQMRYDEQKCELFYDLHQVIADFMGRESDGLPQIFHRVKSLFCSTASLENFDDLQQQGSTKGKGDLVSFVFHLGDESKMYNLITIAFKNANPSQREEFVKNVLLQLSNENKDIYEAALMFFVGIYLDMENCNEVEELLLENLKISRTKNKIESIAFALRGLGDIQRNRGNWDEAERLYQQSLDLRTELGDRSGMAATWESLGYIEQCRGNWDEAELLYRQSLEVMTELGDRSGIAEVWGVLGDIERKRGNWDEAERLFRQCLEIETELGDREGIATSWGSLGENELGKGNLDAAEQYLTEALQQMKELGMTWHIAETNFRLAQLWRKRGNEGIAQQHYQEAHQIYQQLGAMKELERIEREWNQEV